One genomic window of Papaver somniferum cultivar HN1 unplaced genomic scaffold, ASM357369v1 unplaced-scaffold_150, whole genome shotgun sequence includes the following:
- the LOC113335961 gene encoding uncharacterized protein LOC113335961: MEKHSNRMDLDEWEVLSDDGFFDLHHQNHNKKVLTIASGFEDYFICPSPPKKSVLVKKEEKKTEEERIIVVKEMIKVPVVEIKNPKLVLVGEDHDTISQVLFKKIKENEFVEMKLDSPTPTIEPGGSIQFEDKQETENKKIDGDQEAVKKNCLDSGMKKDQRNLQERNNGGGLHIWKWRITGIGALCSIGITAATICIFIIGNRKKHHQQNQKFRFQIYAEDNERIKQVVHHATKLNNAISAARGVPLTRAHITFGGYFDGL, encoded by the exons ATGGAGAAACATTCAAACCGAATGGATTTAGATGAATGGGAAGTCCTTTCTGATGATGGGTTTTTCGATTTACATCATCAGAATCATAACAAGAAGGTGTTAACAATTGCTTCCGGGTTTGAGGATTACTTCATATGTCCATCACCACCAAAGAAATCAGTTCTTGtcaaaaaggaggagaaaaaaACAGAGGAGGAACGAATTATAGTAGTAAAAGAGATGATTAAAGTTCCTGTTGTTGAGATCAAAAATCCGAAATTGGTACTAGTTGGAGAAGATCACGATACAATTTCACAAgtcttgtttaagaaaatcaaGGAGAACGAATTCGTGGAAATGAAATTAGACTCCCCCACACCAACAATTGAACCAGGAGGATCAATTCAATTTGAGGATAAACaagaaacagagaataagaaaattgATGGTGATCAAGAGGCGGTGAAAAAGAATTGTTTGGATTCGGGTATGAAAAAAGATCAAAGAAACTTACAAGAAAGGAACAATGGTGGTGGTTTGCATATCTGGAAGTGGAGGATAACTGGAATTGGAGCTCTCTGTTCTATAGGAATCACTGCAGCTACTATCTGTATTTTCATTATAGGAAACAGAAAAAAACATCATCAGCAGAATCAAAAATTCAGATTCCAGATTTATGCAGAAGACAACGAG AGGATTAAGCAAGTGGTTCACCATGCAACTAAACTGAACAATGCAATTTCAGCAGCTAGAGGTGTTCCTCTCACAAGAGCTCATATTACCTTTGGAGGTTACTTTGATGGCCTTTAA